CTTCAATAGTGTATCCATACTTATGTAATAATTCACTTATATTCTTATCCGTTAATACCTGTACTAATCTCTTATAATATTGAGATTCTTTGAATTGCTCTACTGGAACATTATTTAAACTATCACGCCAGGTAAACATGATAAGTATCTTCTTACTGGGGGACCGCATTTTTTTTGGTAGATGATCAAATCGAGATAGTCCTGTTACGGCCACTTCATCTTTAAAAAAGCCAAAGTTTTTACAAACTAAATTACGTTCATGTTCAGAACTGACTATGAATTTATTAGGTAATTCCTTTCGTTTGTCCATAGAGTTACGATCATAATATCCCGCAGCTCTATTTAGAGCAAAAATACCATGCTGCAGAAAATAGAGTGGCTTATGTTCATGGTGGTGAGCTATTTCTTTCCATCTGAAGAACACATCCCTCATACAATCACTGAAAATATATCTCTGAGAAGCATGGAATATTATAAAATGTTTTAAGCTTCCATAAGAAACAACATTCTTGTAATTAGATAAATTTGAACGGGTCATCGATTCTTTCTTTATTACGTAGTAATATTCAGCATCGCTAACTTTTTTGGAATGACAAGATATGCTATTGGCGTAACGAAAAAGATGATAGCTAGAATCGTTAGCGGTATTTCCTAGTCTCTCGCCAATTAAGCTTATATTTCTATGTCGATAAAAGTATTTTGCAATTAAAGCTGCTGAGTAATATTGAAATCCCCACCTTGATTTCTTAATTTTCCTCTTGTATTTTTTTACTTTAACTAAAGCTTGAGTGAGTATATTTCTCTTTTGTTTCAAAAAATCAAAATCATCTTTAATTAATTCGCTATGTTTTATATCTTCACGCTTAAAAAATTTTCGCCTAAATTTTCCATTTAAAACACGATGAGTTTCTGAGTAAAAGCCATTAAATAGAAGTAGTAAAGGAAGTCTTCTTTTGGGCGTGAAAACTTCTAATGCTTCTACACCAATATCATTTTTCAAAAATTGATGTAATGTTTTGTATGTTGACTTGCAACTATTAAAATCATTATCTTTTGAGAATTTATCTAGTCGATAGAGTATTCCTCTTAAGATAAATAACTTAGCTAGCCATGTTTGTCTTGGTGGAAGATTAAATTGAAGGGTTAAGTTATAAACAGCGATTAAATCAAGGAATACTTTTTCATTTACAATCTGAGTACATGAAGGATTATCCTCATCGTCCCTACCTCTATACAGGTAGGTAACTGCTGGCGTGCTCGATATATGATTAGCTTTATACATTGCATTCATCACAAAGATCCAGTCTTCAGCAAGTTTTATACCTACTGGAAATTTTATTCCATTACGAATTATTAAGTCTCGACTATATAATTTACCCCATGGAGGGGGGGTGTTGACTAATATGGATCTATGGAAGAATTTTACTTTTCGTAAAGATGCGCATGCCACTTCTGCATGTTCTGCTATATACCAAGAACGACGGATGTTGAATGCTTTACTATGCGATACGATGACTTCAGATTGTGTCTCATCAGCGACATCTAATAATGAGGAAATAGCATCCTCTGGCAATAGATCATCTGAGTCTAAAAAGATAATATACTTACCTTTAGCTATGGTAATAGCATTATTTCTTGCTATTGATTGCCCTGAGTTCACTTGCTCTAGGAGAATAATATTGTTATGTTTTTCAATGTATTCGCTTATTATGGATTTTGAATTATCTGGTGAACCATCATCAATACATATTATTTCAATATAATTATTTTTGTATTTTTTACTGATGGATTGTTTCAGTACAGAGTCTAAGCATTCTCTGATGTATTTCTCTGTTTTATAAACTGGAATTATTACAGTAACTATCGCTTTCCTATAAGCTAATTTCATGTTTTTTCCTAGGCATAATTAACTGCTAAAAGGTATAATGCAATTGAAGTGTTTTTTGGTCTTGGTTATAACGGCGATGCCAATTAGAATTATTTTTTCACCGTTATCATCTGAGATAATGTTCAAGCCTTCAGGCTCATATTTGTAGATGTCTTTATATTTTTTTATTTTACTTTCCAATGGTATTCTTTTAATTAAAATCCCATTTTCCATATTCCAAATATATAAAAAAGAATATGGGGGAGATAAACCTGTCAATACATACACTTTATTATTGTTTAATGCTATTCCCTGCAAGACTTCATCTTTCGGGAAAATTATTTTCGACTTTTTAAAGCTTAATATTTTTTCTTTTTTTGAATCAAATTTACCAGTAAAAATTTTCTTATTTCCACTTTCTTTTTCTGTAGCCCAAACAATGAATTTTTCTGTGTTTTGCCTATCGACTGCTAATACTTGATTTCCAATTATTTCAATTGGATACTGCAACCTACCGATTAAATTTTTGTTTTTAATTTTTATAATTGATGGGTTAGTCCACTTATCTGTAGTGAATATAGTATCACTTTCTACATAGATACCATCTAAGTGGCCAATGCTAAATTTTTTATAATACTCTTGTTTTTCAATTATGTTTTTTTTGTTATCGTATTTCTCTATTAACTGATGGTCTCTTTTATTATTGTCATATGTTAGCCATGTTATTTTCCGATGAAAGTCTACATAAAATGACTGCATTATTCTGTTTTCTGGTGATGGATAACACTTTACACTTTTTTTAGTGTTGATTTCATTATCAAAATGATTGTTTTCTTTAACTAGTATTTCACTCTTAACACTAAATATACCAATTGAACTTATAATGACTAACAATAAAATTGTGCTGTATTTTATCATCTCTAATTTTTCATTTAAAATGATGGTTAAGTGCTGTATCTAATAATTGCTGATAGTCATCAAGCTGGGCTTTCTGTGTATGGAAATCATTAGCGCAAAATGAATGAGGTAAGCATCCCTCTTCTTTAGCAACCTTCAATGCTTCAAAGACACTTCTGGCTGCGGTAGATCTGATGTTGAAGTAATAGCAAACATCACGAGAAGGAACTGCTACGCCTTGAATGTATGACATCCAAGGAACAAAGAAAGTCGCTAGATTCATATCATGATTTGTTCTGAATTTGTTTGGCAAAAATTTTCTTATCTCAGTTTCATAATGTTCATAACTCCTGTCAAAAACACTCTTTCTAAGTGGAATGTAAGAATGGATTAGTGGCGTATCTATGACGGTTTGGAAATCTTGTGCGAATATTTTTATAGCATTTATCGAAGCACTCAGTGTTGGTGTATTCGTTCCTTTAGCTTGCATGCTGGCCAAGCTTTTTTGAGAAAGGAATAATGAGGCAATACCATTGCCTTTAAAAAAATGTCCGGCAGATAATGGTCTTGCAACAAAAACATCATCATTGAAATAAATAAAATGCTCTGCTAAATTCGGTATCTTATGTATGTGCGCTTCTATGACATGAGAGTTAAATGTAGGTAAATATTGATTTTCAATAATCTCACTGTGGTCAATGATTTTGATGCGGTCGTTATTCTCTAACCATGAAGGGCGTTGGTTATCGGTAACAATATATATATATCTGACCCAGGGTAGAAAAAGCTCAACACTTTTAACAGAATGGCGTAATTCATCATGATTGCTGAATCTTGCCTTATCTGTAGCATATTGCCCAAGGGTGTTTGAGTCAGCCATGTTCTTATGTTGCTGATAACGCTGTTGCCATTCTATATCTGAGTCATCAACCCAAGTAAAAACAACATCTATTGGAAAATTGATGGTCATTAAATTTTCCAACAATAAATCATGCCGAATGAGAATGTTTTCTTCCAATTCGGGACACTTTATTTCATTTCTAATAATAGGGTGTTTTTTATTAAAGTAATCCCGAAAAAATATCCCAGGGCTTTTAAGGAATTTTTTTAATTTTTTCATTTACAGTCTACAATTTCAAAAAAAACTACATTCCTTCATCCACTTTATAAACTGCGATCGCCTCTTCTACAGATTCGAAATATTTCACCTGATTATTCCGACCAATAAATAGCGCCGCGTCGCAGAATTCTTTTAGTGAACCAAGGCTGTGAGAAACCATCAGAAAACTCGATTCTTGATGGCGGGATTTGAACAGATCCGCACATTTTTGCTTAAAGCGTGCATCGCCGACGGCGGTGACTTCGTCCACCAGATAATAATCAAATTTAAATGCCATACTCAGGCCAAAGCCAAGGCGGGATCTCATGCCTGAAGAATAAGTTTTAATTGGCATATCGAAGTATTTTCCGAGCTCCGCAAAGTCTTCGACAAAAGCCACTTTCTCACGTAGCTCGCTGTTTGTTGCGTAGAGGCGAGCGACAAACTTAACGTTTTCGCGTCCTGTTAGGCTACCTTGGAATCCACCGGCTAATCCAACGGGCCATGAGATGGTTTTATCGGTAATGACTTTACCGCTATCGGGCCGATCAATGCCGCCAATAACACGTAATAACGTTGATTTACCGGATCCATTGCGACCTATCAGTGCCACGCTTTTATCGGCGGGAAACTCAACCTGCAGATTCTTAAAAACATAATGTCGGCCGGTAGGTGTACGATAAGATTTAGTGAGATTCTCAATTCTGATCACGAGGTTAGCATCGCCTCTTCACCGTTTCGGTATAGGACTAACCCGATAAATAGACTGACCAAAGCACATAAAGCGAGATAGTGGATATTAGCTCCTTCGCTGATATAACCCGGAACCACAGCTTCACGGCACAATTCGACCACATGAACTAATGGATTCCATAGCAAGTACGGCCAGTACTCTTTTGGGATAGCATGCAGTGGGAACATGATGCAGGATATAAAATATAGTGGCTTTAACAGGATGGGCAGGAATTTCTCTGTTTCGGGGAACGTCTTACCTATTACCATAAAAGTCAAACCGACGCCGCAGGAGAAGATGACTAACAAGATCCAAACGAGGACTAATGAAATCAAATTGATGATTTCAAACTCTTCGCCAAGCAGGCCGACAATCGTCATGAGTAAGACATAAACGATTGCATAGATAAGCGTCTCTAACAGGGCGCGGGAGATTATTGTATCGATGGGTCTAACGGGGCGATAGTTAAATAATCCTTGATTGGCTTCTATGGCACCAATCGAGCGATTGCTGATATTAATGAAAACAAAATAGGGGACGATACCGTTAATCAAGAATACAGGGAAGGATATATCTGGCATAGAACGCTGCATAATATAACCGAAAATACCCACTAGAATGAGCATATGTGCCATCGGTTCTAATGCCGCCCAAAGATAACCAAGGCGATACTTACCAAATCTAGTCTTTATTTCTCTAAGAAACAAAGCGTTAACGGCTGATTTTTGTACTTCAAAACCACTGCGGGCCATCTGTAAATTTTCCAAAAATATTAGTCTGTTCTTTTTCCACGCTACCGCCCCTGATTGATGATGACCAGTAGCAGAAAAATCAAATTATCAATAAGATAGCGATGTGCAAAATACAATCTATGTTAAAGGATGGGTATTGAGCTTTATGCTATAAAATGAAAGATTAGTTTTAATGTATAGATGATTTTTAATTCCCTATATACGAACACTATCGCAGTGAATTAATCATGTAAAGGTTATTGGGCATCTCGAAATTAGCGCTCACATTTTTATTTTAGGAATTTACGAAAATTCTTAATTTTTATATTGATGTTAATGATTATTAATATATTGTTATTTGACTGATTTAATTGGCTTTATATTTCAATATTATTATCTGGATTTTTTATTCATAATACTTTTCTTATAAGGCTATTATAGTTATCTGAACTTGTTTTTTATTTTATTGTTTATATTGGGACAAATACGATAATTTATATCGTATTTGTCCGTATGGCTTACTGATTTGTCACTGTTCCGTACTAAAGGATATAGATGATAAAAAAACTAAGAATAAGATGGGTTATTCTCGTTCTAAGGCTCTTATGGGATCCATCTTCGCCGCTCTCTTGGCGGGGAAAAAACCAAAAATAACCCCGATCAGGCTTGAGCAAACGAATGCGGTGATGATTGATGTTGCCGAATAAACCATCGAGAAAGTGCTACTGAACTGGCTGAACAATAGGCCGATACCTAATGACAACATAACACCAATGCCCCCTCCCAGCAGACATACCAGAACGGCCTCAATCAAGAATTGTTGCATGATATCGCTGGCTCTCGCGCCAACGGCCATTCGAACACCAATTTCTTTGGTGCGTTCAGTAACTGACACCAACATGATATTCATCACCCCAATCCCCCCGACCACCAATGAAATAACGGCAATCATTGAGACAAGCAATGTCATGGTAGACGTAGTTTTCTCAATGGTTTGACGGATGCTATCGGTGTTCATCACGAAAAAATCCTGCGTACCATGGCGTTGGGTGAGCAGCTTTGTGACACCCTGTTCGGCATTGACCAAATCAATGTCATCGTTAACCCGCACAGTGATGCTGCGCAAATAGGATTGCCCAAGCATACGTTTCATCGCGGTGGTGTAAGGTATCCAAACGTTAAGATTTTCGTCACTGCCAAACCCACTCTGTTTTTTGGCCGCAACCCCGATCACTCGGCAGGGCAGGGAACCCAGTAAGATCACTTTCCCGAGGGGATTCTCCCCATTGGGAAACAATTTATCGCGTGTATTTTCATCAATGACGGCTTCTTGCCTCAATCCATCAACACTTACACGGGTAAATGCCATCCCTTGATCGAGCGTGTAGCCACGTACCATAAAGTATTGCTCACCCACGCCATTCACTGTGCCACTGACGGATTTGTTGCCATAACGCAGCGTGGTACTGGTCGAGACGGTGGGCGTCACACTGTGAATATAGCCTTGCTTCGCGAGTGCATCAGCATCGGTGGCGCGCAGAGTCTGAATGGCGGCAGATCGCATATCACCGAAGTCTTTACCGGGGAAGATCTCCAATGTGCTGGTGCCCATGGCATTGATATTGGCTAATACCTGTTGCTGTGAACCTTTCCCTAACGCCACGACAGACACCACTGAGGCAATGCCGATAATGATCCCTAACATCGTTAACAGCGTGCGTAAACGTTGCGCAGCCATCGCCAAGGTTGCCATTTTGAAGGCTTCGCGCAGGCGGTCACGTTGAGCTTTCCAAGGGGAAAGTGGCGGCTTCGTTTCAATCTCTGGTGCTATCTCATCTGGAACCGCTGGCACTGATTGCGTTAGCGTCACTGCTTGTGGCACTGTTCGGTCAGCAATCACCTCACCATCTCTCAGTTCGATAATCCGTTGAGCATGTTCTGCAATGGCCATGTCGTGGGTGACAATAACCACGGTATGGCCTTGACGATGCAGGTCTTTCAGGATACTTAACACCTCATTGCCGCTATGTGTGTCGAGTGCACCCGTGGGTTCGTCGGCAAGAATCACCTCGCCACCGTTCATCAGTGCTCTGGCAATACTGACTCGTTGTTGTTGCCCGCCGGAAAGCTGACTTGGGCGATATCCCAGCCGGTCAACTAATCCGAGGCGTGATAGCAGGGCGCTGGCGCGTTGACGACGGACTTCACGATCAACACCGGCATAAATAGCGGGGATTTCTACATTCTCTCGAGCGCTTAAATCATTCAATAAATGATAGC
The window above is part of the Yersinia massiliensis genome. Proteins encoded here:
- a CDS encoding stealth family protein produces the protein MKKLKKFLKSPGIFFRDYFNKKHPIIRNEIKCPELEENILIRHDLLLENLMTINFPIDVVFTWVDDSDIEWQQRYQQHKNMADSNTLGQYATDKARFSNHDELRHSVKSVELFLPWVRYIYIVTDNQRPSWLENNDRIKIIDHSEIIENQYLPTFNSHVIEAHIHKIPNLAEHFIYFNDDVFVARPLSAGHFFKGNGIASLFLSQKSLASMQAKGTNTPTLSASINAIKIFAQDFQTVIDTPLIHSYIPLRKSVFDRSYEHYETEIRKFLPNKFRTNHDMNLATFFVPWMSYIQGVAVPSRDVCYYFNIRSTAARSVFEALKVAKEEGCLPHSFCANDFHTQKAQLDDYQQLLDTALNHHFK
- a CDS encoding bifunctional glycosyltransferase/CDP-glycerol:glycerophosphate glycerophosphotransferase, with the translated sequence MKLAYRKAIVTVIIPVYKTEKYIRECLDSVLKQSISKKYKNNYIEIICIDDGSPDNSKSIISEYIEKHNNIILLEQVNSGQSIARNNAITIAKGKYIIFLDSDDLLPEDAISSLLDVADETQSEVIVSHSKAFNIRRSWYIAEHAEVACASLRKVKFFHRSILVNTPPPWGKLYSRDLIIRNGIKFPVGIKLAEDWIFVMNAMYKANHISSTPAVTYLYRGRDDEDNPSCTQIVNEKVFLDLIAVYNLTLQFNLPPRQTWLAKLFILRGILYRLDKFSKDNDFNSCKSTYKTLHQFLKNDIGVEALEVFTPKRRLPLLLLFNGFYSETHRVLNGKFRRKFFKREDIKHSELIKDDFDFLKQKRNILTQALVKVKKYKRKIKKSRWGFQYYSAALIAKYFYRHRNISLIGERLGNTANDSSYHLFRYANSISCHSKKVSDAEYYYVIKKESMTRSNLSNYKNVVSYGSLKHFIIFHASQRYIFSDCMRDVFFRWKEIAHHHEHKPLYFLQHGIFALNRAAGYYDRNSMDKRKELPNKFIVSSEHERNLVCKNFGFFKDEVAVTGLSRFDHLPKKMRSPSKKILIMFTWRDSLNNVPVEQFKESQYYKRLVQVLTDKNISELLHKYGYTIEACLHHKLHQYTDDIRDSNSCNIHSMNEVDVQSLIIESDFMITDYSSASFDMLYQRKPVLFYWFDEAQFFAQRGGPLINPLKDVPGMVSRDIESLTRNIELMIKNKCTLDTMSDKKSKIFFKYRDNSNCRRILSLIES
- a CDS encoding ABC transporter ATP-binding protein, with product MIRIENLTKSYRTPTGRHYVFKNLQVEFPADKSVALIGRNGSGKSTLLRVIGGIDRPDSGKVITDKTISWPVGLAGGFQGSLTGRENVKFVARLYATNSELREKVAFVEDFAELGKYFDMPIKTYSSGMRSRLGFGLSMAFKFDYYLVDEVTAVGDARFKQKCADLFKSRHQESSFLMVSHSLGSLKEFCDAALFIGRNNQVKYFESVEEAIAVYKVDEGM
- a CDS encoding MacB family efflux pump subunit; this translates as MTDLNQRKILLQLDNVSRWFVTGEANVQVLKNINMTIHRGEMVAIVGASGSGKSTLMNILGCLDKPSSGEYLVAGRIPQHLDGDTLAELRREHFGFIFQRYHLLNDLSARENVEIPAIYAGVDREVRRQRASALLSRLGLVDRLGYRPSQLSGGQQQRVSIARALMNGGEVILADEPTGALDTHSGNEVLSILKDLHRQGHTVVIVTHDMAIAEHAQRIIELRDGEVIADRTVPQAVTLTQSVPAVPDEIAPEIETKPPLSPWKAQRDRLREAFKMATLAMAAQRLRTLLTMLGIIIGIASVVSVVALGKGSQQQVLANINAMGTSTLEIFPGKDFGDMRSAAIQTLRATDADALAKQGYIHSVTPTVSTSTTLRYGNKSVSGTVNGVGEQYFMVRGYTLDQGMAFTRVSVDGLRQEAVIDENTRDKLFPNGENPLGKVILLGSLPCRVIGVAAKKQSGFGSDENLNVWIPYTTAMKRMLGQSYLRSITVRVNDDIDLVNAEQGVTKLLTQRHGTQDFFVMNTDSIRQTIEKTTSTMTLLVSMIAVISLVVGGIGVMNIMLVSVTERTKEIGVRMAVGARASDIMQQFLIEAVLVCLLGGGIGVMLSLGIGLLFSQFSSTFSMVYSATSIITAFVCSSLIGVIFGFFPAKRAAKMDPIRALERE
- a CDS encoding ABC transporter permease; translated protein: MARSGFEVQKSAVNALFLREIKTRFGKYRLGYLWAALEPMAHMLILVGIFGYIMQRSMPDISFPVFLINGIVPYFVFINISNRSIGAIEANQGLFNYRPVRPIDTIISRALLETLIYAIVYVLLMTIVGLLGEEFEIINLISLVLVWILLVIFSCGVGLTFMVIGKTFPETEKFLPILLKPLYFISCIMFPLHAIPKEYWPYLLWNPLVHVVELCREAVVPGYISEGANIHYLALCALVSLFIGLVLYRNGEEAMLTS